In Staphylococcus saccharolyticus, one genomic interval encodes:
- the nrdI gene encoding class Ib ribonucleoside-diphosphate reductase assembly flavoprotein NrdI, with translation MKVVYYSFSGNVRRFIHRAEIQDTLEITQDNCTEPVNEPYILVTGTIGFGEVPQPVQSFLRVNHSQLQAVAASGNRNWGQNFAKAGHTISEDYQVPLLMKFEVQGTNKDVIEFKDKVGNFNENHGREEIQSY, from the coding sequence ATGAAAGTAGTATATTATTCATTTTCTGGAAATGTTAGACGTTTTATTCATCGTGCAGAAATTCAAGATACACTAGAAATTACTCAAGATAATTGCACAGAACCAGTTAATGAACCATACATCTTAGTTACTGGCACTATCGGATTTGGTGAAGTGCCACAACCGGTTCAATCTTTTTTGCGTGTAAACCACTCTCAACTACAAGCGGTAGCTGCTAGTGGAAATCGAAATTGGGGACAAAATTTCGCTAAAGCAGGTCATACTATCTCAGAGGACTATCAAGTTCCTTTACTAATGAAATTTGAAGTACAAGGCACAAATAAGGACGTTATTGAATTTAAGGATAAGGTGGGTAATTTCAATGAAAACCATGGAAGAGAAGAAATACAATCATATTGA